A window of the Sabethes cyaneus chromosome 1, idSabCyanKW18_F2, whole genome shotgun sequence genome harbors these coding sequences:
- the LOC128732350 gene encoding head-specific guanylate cyclase, whose translation MACPFARPDRAEAFQRQPSIAEGHGWNLDEDLSEIPDDALTLTHLNAAIQLLTAPSNEDVYEALMSLIEKYSNRWPGLAKLKTDRNSLSIYPHYDYLADVQDNLNQIDEASACRILVLLGEELIHTSCVGLIERAYKCLGSNLQEFLGSLDGVYDVLKLQEEDISDTGFVCAGEGELIFTSERPVLAWLLLGCLQALSRMLFDHDPQIEMEPLEGDVPRYRYLFKLDDLEEQIASPIAESRATGMLRESVSSDARDLKMDNDFFCKAFPWHFIMDENLDLVQVGQGFSRLFKNYMATSGLFAGTYFRFKRPRGLSLKFREIVRRTNTPFMISLRAPPGRPDFFAKGLEIKGQMVFCPESNSLLFMGSPFLDGLEGLTCNGLFISDIPLHDATREVILVGEQARAQDGLRRRMDKLKSSIEEANAAVTKERKKNVNLLQLMFPAEIAERLWLGAQIDAKTYPDVTMLFSDIVGFTSICSTATPFMVISMLESLYKHFDEQCGFFDVYKVETIGDAYCVASGLHRASIYDAHKVAWMALRMIETCSQFKAHDGQHIRMRIGLHTGTVLAGVVGRKMPRYCLFGHNVTIANKFESGSEACKINISPTTKDWLIKHPGYGFQLNPRDPSCMPKEFTDSKGLTCYFLEGYQHPTVSNGDATLQEHIEAAMKQTLADSSEVVVVEEKSEN comes from the exons ATGGCATGTCCCTTCGCAAGGCCCGACCGGGCGGAGGCATTCCAGCGACAGCCTTCCATCGCCGAGGGCCACGGTTGGAATCTGGACGAGGATTTGAGTGAAATTCCGGACGACGCCCTAACGCTGACGCATCTGAATGCGGCCATCCAGCTGCTGACGGCACCGTCG AATGAGGATGTTTACGAAGCGCTGATGTCGTTGATAGAGAAGTACAGCAACAGGTGGCCTGGCCTTGCGAAGCT GAAAACAGACCGAAACTCACTTTCTATCTATCCCCATTATGATTATTTGGCGGATGTTCAGGATAATTTGAATCAAATTGATG AAGCTTCTGCATGTCGCATTCTTGTCCTACTTGGAGAGGAGCTAATCCACACCTCCtgtgtcggattgattgagcgTGCCTACAAATGTCTGGGCTCTAATCTGCAGGAATTTCTAGGCTCGCTGGACGGCGTGTACGATGTGCTGAAGCTACAGGAGGAGGATATATCCGACACCGGGTTTGTGTGCGCCGGCGAGGGTGAACTGATCTTCACGTCGGAACGACCGGTGCTGGCTTGGTTGCTGCTGGGTTGCCTGCAGGCGTTAAGCCGTATGCTGTTCGATCACGATCCGCAAATCGAGATGGAACCGCTGGAAGGTGATGTCCCGCGGTATCGCTATCTGTTCAAGCTGGATGATTTGGAGGAACAGATTGCGTCGCCGATCGCCGAGAGCAGGGCGACGGGAATGCTGCGAGAAAGTGTTTCTTCCGATGCGCGTGATTTGAAGATGGATAATGATTTCTTCTGCAAGGCATTTCCTTGGCACTTCATAATGGATGAGAATTTGGATCTGGTCCAGGTTGGGCAAGGCTTCAGTCGATTGTTTAAGAATTATATGGCAACTTCTGGGTTGTTTGCTGGAACCTATTTTCGATTTAAGCGCCCCCGTGGGTTGTCGTTGAAATTTAGGGAAATTGTTCGTCGGACGAATACTCCCTTTATGATTTCGCTACGTGCGCCTCCAGGTCGCCCGGATTTCTTTGCCAAAGGGTTGGAAATCAAGGGACAGATGGTTTTCTGTCCGGAATCCAATTCGTTACTATTCATGGGGTCGCCATTTCTGGACGGATTGGAAGGTTTAACTTGCAATGGCTTGTTTATTTCGGATATTCCTCTGCACGATGCAACTCGAGAAGTTATTTTGGTGGGTGAGCAAGCAAGAGCTCAAGACGGACTTCGTCGGCGAATGGATAAATTGAAAAGTTCCATCGAAGAAGCAAACGCAGCCGTTACCAAGGAACGTAAGAAGAATGTTAACCTGTTGCAGTTGATGTTCCCGGCGGAAATTGCGGAACGGCTTTGGTTGGGAGCACAGATAGACGCTAAAACCTATCCAGATGTTACGATGTTGTTCAGTGATATTGTAGGTTTCACTAGCATTTGCTCAACGGCCACTCCGTTCATGGTGATCAGCATGCTGGAGAGTTTGTACAAGCATTTCGATGAACAGTGTGGCTTCTTCGATGTGTACAAGGTGGAAACCATTGGAGACGCCTACTGCGTCGCTAGCGGTCTACATCGTGCGAGCATCTACGATGCGCATAAGGTTGCTTGGATGGCGTTGCGGATGATCGAGACATGTTCACAATTTAAGGCCCACGATGGTCAACATATTAGG ATGCGAATCGGACTTCACACGGGCACAGTTTTGGCAGGAGTGGTTGGACGTAAGATGCCCCGCTACTGTTTGTTCGGCCACAACGTTACGATTGCCAACAAGTTCGAGTCCGGCAGCGAAGCCTGCAAGATCAACATAAGCCCAACCACGAAGGACTGGCTTATCAAGCATCCGGGGTACGGATTTCAGCTTAACCCCAGGGATCCGTCTTGCATGCCGAAGGAATTTACCGACTCCAAGGGGTTGACGTGCTATTTCCTCGAAGGTTATCAACATCCTACGGTGAGCAATGGCGATGCCACCCTTCAGGAACACATTGAAGCGGCCATGAAGCAAACGCTTGCGGATTCCAGTGAAGTGGTTGTAGttgaagaaaagtcggaaaactaA